The Tetrapisispora phaffii CBS 4417 chromosome 16, complete genome genomic sequence CGTTCATCCAAGAGTATTTGCAAACTTTCAGATATCCACATATgtcaatattttgaagtaCAGTTTAGATAGAAAACACATACCTGTAGCGACATCAGTATCGATCGCTAGAGTAGGTAATTATATTCAGACCCAAAGAAAGTACGAggaaattatattatcaaatttgaaacattaCTTAACTAGTAAGATTAGGATATTAAGAAAAGATGAACTGATCCCAATAGCATTTGACTCCAAATATACACCATTACTGATACCTGAATTAGATAATAACATAACGGGAAAGTACTATGATAAATTAGTTTGGTTTTCCATTGAAAGTATTAGCTTTCAAGAAAATGGAGATATTGGTAATTTGGATTCTGATCAAAGATTATTTACTATTGACCCTCTGAAAACAAAACTTGTGACAGAGAATATAGTTTCTAAAAATCCTttaattatcaataatGAAAGTTATATTTCATACTTTGGGTTAAATTCAAACTTCAAATATGactataatatttttacttaTGCTAATAAACTAAAAGACATTTTAAATGTCTCACAAAACTGTATTGAACGTAAATTGGCTATTAATACTAAAATTTTACTTTATTCATTGACACCTGGTACCGGTAAGTCAACATTGGTCAATTCGTTAGCATTAGATTTGGGGTTTGAATTACTAGAAATGGACTGTATGAATCtcattaattcaaatttggTTGGCTCCTTGAGTTCAGTTTCTAAAACTGTTGGGTTTTTAAAAGCAAAATTCGAatcatttttgaattattcaTTGCCtgcaataatttttttgacacatattgatattttacTACAAAAAGGTGATCCAAATCAAGAATCACAAAGCGCTAATGCATATCAGATTATGGATATAGAATTTTCATctcttttgaatatattgcAGAAACAATTTCCATCGACAATATTTATCTTCTCGACAAATTCTTTAGATTCTTTACCtagaaattttatttcaaaaattaattttgaaatagaGGTACAGGTTCCTCAAGAATCTGAGAGAAGAGAGATTTTTAAATGGTATTTATCCTCTgatcaaattaataaaataaaattggaGGAACTTGAATTTAAGGTTAGTAATAATctgaatttaaataatattgcaCTAAAATCCGCAGGCCTTCTTCCCGCTGATCTAAAATATGTTATTGACAACTCTAAACACCGTGCGTTTGAAAGATTTACTTCATCAGTGAGAGACGATTGTGTGCTCATTGATGTAAATGATATCGATTCTGCCATTAATGATGTCCGTGGTGAATATGCAGTTTCCATAGGTGCACCAAAAATACCTAAAGTTACTTGGGATGATATTGGTGGAGTTGATATGGTTAAGGGAGAAATTATGGATACTATTGATATGCCTATGAAATACCCAGAATTATTTGCGTCAGGAATGAAAAAGAGGAGTGGTATCTTATTTTATGGGCCCCCAGGCACCGGTAAAACATTAATGGCCAAAGCTATTGCCAccaatttttcattgaatttttttagtGTCAAAGGTCCAGAGCTTCTTAACATGTATATAGGTGAATCAGAAGCAAACGTGAGAAGAGTTTTTCAGAAGGCCAGGGATGCAAAACCTTGcgtaatattttttgatgagTTAGATTCAGTAGCACCAAAAAGAGGAAACCAAGGTGATTCAGGAGGCGTGATGGATAGAATTGTCTCACAGTTATTAGCAGAATTGGATGGAATGGGAACTAATGGTGATGGTGTCTACGTGATTGGAGCAACAAATAGACCAGATTTATTGGACGAGGCATTACTAAGACCAGGGAGATTTGATAAGTTATTATATCTTGGAATCCCAGACacaaatgaaaaacaactaaatatattacaaGCTTTAACTAGAACATTCAAATTAAGTTCAGAATGTGACTTGAAGAAAATAGCAGAACTTTCGCCATTCAATTATTCAGGTGCTGATTTTTATGGGCTTTGTTCTGATGCAATGTTAAATGCTATGACAAGAACAGCTTCTGAAgttgataaaaaattagatcAATACAACGCAGTGAATGTGGAAAAAATATCCTTACGATATTGGTTTGATAATATTGCTCAAGAAGAAGATCTAGAGGTCGTTGTTAAATTAAGTGATTTTGTTAAGGCGCAAAGACAACTAGTCCCAAGTGTTTCGGAAGAAGAGTTAAAGCATTATGTAAGAGTAAAAGCCCAGTTTGAAAGCTGAGTTTCTGAATACTCGATTTGTTTGTCCCAAAAAATAAGAACAAACTAATTAATTAGTATATGCATGTATTGTATAATTAAGAAAAGCTTCGATGTCCTTTTTTTAACATGGTTTAGACATCTAGTATTAGTAACTGCTAGTCGCCAttgacaataaaatataccAATTTGTTCATTAGTTAGTTGGTTTAGCTGTTTATTGGATGATCGTTTTATAAGACATAACTGGTAAGTAAATGGTTGagattttatattattgttattgttacCCGGTCGATATATTTGTCGaagaaatttcaattttggaaattttgAAGAGAAAACATAAGatgtaaatttaatttaataccTAATAAATGTGAGATTTATACATTAACAACATTAACTGATCATATTGTAATGATATTCAATACAATTGTATATTGTAAACGTGTTTAGTTACCTATTAGTAGATTGTGTAAAGCTGATCAAGTATTTAGGCACGCTTTAACTTTGTGTGATACTACGCTAAAGCCATttcaacaaaataaaatatggAAAGCGAGTCTTTAACTAGTTATCCTAGCATGCAATGGAGCACTGCTTTGGATATTCCATTAAAGGCTTCAGAAGAAGTTGTCAGCATTGATTTAGAAACGGATTTACCTGATGATCCGTCTGATTTAAGAACGCTTTTGGTGGAGGAAAGCTCTGACAAAGAGCATTGGTTAACTATTGCTCTAGCTTATTGTCATCAAGGTAAAGTTACAGATGGTATTAAACTAATTGAAATGGCTCTAGAAGCATTCCGTAATACTGACAAGGCTCCATTACATACATTTTTAACTTGGGCTCATTTGGATTTAGCTAAAGGAACTTTTACCAACTCCGAGGCAAAGCAATATGAATTGAATCAAGCAGAATATCATCTGAAAGAAGCAATCAATTATGATCCATCTACTGTTAGTAATATGTTGGCAACCATTGATTTATACTATCAAAGGGGTCAATATGATAAAGCCTTAGAGACatctgatatttttattaaggGCATTGCGGCTGAAGATCGTAGAAATGGCAGAACCACTAAGACAAACTGTCTATTTCTACTTTTAAGAGCTAAAATTCTCTaccaaaagaaaaactATTCTGCTAGTTTAAGGTTTTTCCAAGAATTATTGGTATTAAATCCGGTTTTAAAGCCAGATCCACGTATTGGTATTGGTATGTGCTTTTGGCAGTTGAAAGATCATAGCATGGCAGTCAAATCGTGGTCAAGAGCTAAAGAAATTGATcctgaaaataaaacagcAAGCATTCTTGTTTTATTAGGTGACTTTCATAACTCGTTAACTAACTCAGAAAATGATGAGCAATTCAAAAAGCAGTATTCAGAAGCAATTCTAAATTTAGAGAATTTGTATTCTGGTAATAAATCAAACCCAGTTATACTGACCCTTTTACAAAGTTACTTTTACTTTAAGGGTGAGTATCAATCTGTTATAGACATTTacgaaaaaaaaataatgggTATGTCCAGTATAACTGCTAACACTATATTATCAGAAGCTTCATTCTGGTGTGCTAGAAGTTATTATGCATTGAATGACTACCGTAAAGCCTTCACAATGTTCCAAGAGAGTTTAAAGAAAAGTGAAGATAACTTATTATCCAAGTTTGGATTGGGTCAAActcaaattaaaaatgatttattagaagaaggtattttaacttttgaaaacatATACAAAAGTCATGAAAACATTCAAGAATTAAATTACATTTTGGGTTTATTATATGCTAGAAAATGTTTAGATACTAAGACTGAGTACAGTCATAAAGAACATACTAAGCTTATATCGAAAGCAGTTCaatttttggaaaaatatattagttTGACAACATCAAAGAAGAATCAACTTGTTATTCCAAAGGCATTTTTGATTCTTTCTCAGCTATATGAGTTACAAGTGCAATATAAGCAAGCTTTAGACATTTTATGCAGATACTTAGATGATCTTAAAATCTCTAACGAAAAAAACATTCCTATTGagttattaaataatattggttgtttttattttattacaggacaaaaagaaaagtcTCTTGAGTTTTTTAATATGGCCAAAGAGAAATTAGATCTTGCTGGAAATGATGATTCACTTGAAATTACACTACAATACAATATCGCTAGGTCATCGGAAGAGGATCTCGCAGCAAcaaatattgtttatagTGATATTTTAAGTAAACATCCTAGTTATGTTCACTTAAAGGTTAGATATCTATTCACAAAGTTCCTTCAAAATAAGAACTCACAATCTGATGAAATAGAGAAGGAAGTTAACGATTTATTACAAAGAAACCCTGCTGACTTGGAAGTACGTGCATTGTACACATGGTTTATGAAAAATGGTTTGAAAAATAGCAATAATATCGACGAAGCAAAGTACAAAGAATATAGAAATTCTGAAATCAGTACGAGTAAAGACACGTTAACCAAGTATAATTCTCATGACTTATATGCACTAATATCTCTTGGTAACTTTTACTGTGTCATggcaaaagaaaataagaAAACGCCAGCTAAATGTGAACAATCATATTTAAAGGGTATTCAACTATATCAAAAAGCTCTTCAAATTGATCCATATAACATTTTCGCTGCCCAAGGTATTGCAATAATCTTCGCAGAAAGTAAAAGATTAGGTGCTGCTCTAGAAATTTGGAGAAAAATAAGAGATTCTCTAGATACTGAAGATGTTCATATGAACATATCTCATTGTTTACTTGAAATGCGTGAATATGTTAAGGCTATCGAAGGTTATGAgctaattttgaagaaatttcCAAATTACAGCAAACTGGCTAAGGTTTATAATCTTTTAGGTAAGACTTGGTACGAAAGAggtaataaagaaaattctTTGAGTTGTTATAAAAAGGCCTTACAAAACGCAGAAACGTCTCTAAAATTGGAGATTGAAAGTTCAAATGATCTTGAAAATAGTCCAAAAATTGCGAGttataaattcaatacCGTTTTATTACATTTCCAAATTGCAGAAGTTGTCAGAAGATCAGGAAGTAAAGATCGTACTGTTGAAGATATTTCATCAGCTTTGACTGGTTTAGAAAATGCATTAGTCCTCTTGAAAGAACTAAAAGATAAAAGTTACAAATTTATCGttaaagatgaaattgaGCAACGTATTCAACTTGGTGAGACTACAATGAAGAATGCACTACAACGTAGTTTGAAAGAGCAAGAAGAGTACGAACTGCAACAGACTGGCAGATTAGAACAAGCCCGTAAGTTAatagaagaaaatgaattaaaggAGAAGAATCgtattgaaaaagaaaaagaattagaacAAATGAAGATAGCTAAACAAAAGGAAGAATTTGCCAAGTTACAAGAAGAAGCTCAAAAAATAATCCAAGAGCGTGACTTAGCAATCGTTGAAGAATCAGACAATGACAAAGATTTAAATTCTGCAGATGAAGATGGAGAGTTTgttgataaagaaaaaccAAAAAGAGAGAAGAAAAGCAAAAAGAAGACATCGAAAAGAAAAGCAGATGTTCTCGATGATGATGAGGAGGTTACTATTATCAGAAAACGTGAAAGAAATGGGAAAGCATCCACTTTATCTGCAGAATACATAGAGAACTCTAGTGCAAGCAGTGATGGGGCTCTCAGTGACGTTggtgaaaataaatttgacaGTGAAGAAGCAGAAGCAAAGGTTACAGATGAAGAACATgaagatttattttaaaataaaaatcatCAAAAATACAGTTCCTTGGAACTAATTATTGATACTTCGTTTACAAATGTGTAGTGGAATGAGTTAAAATTggtatatgtatatatatataaattatgtGTACTTAATTAGTTGTATacttaataaaaaaatcatgAATAATCAATAACTATGCATTACATCCTTTATATTATGAACACtcataaaaattatattttgtaatatttatattatggTTAagtttaaattcattatgtAAAGGAATCCTTTGGAGAATTCTCAAGTAAATACTTGATCagttcatatatattttctctATCAGCTACTGTATGAATCCAAATACCAAACACCTCATGTTTTacatttttgattattacTAAATCGTCTTTCACTTCAACACCCATAGTTTCAAGAGGattctttttgttttcttccgaatcaaatatattccttttattaattatacTGTTTGGAACAATACCCATCGAAAAATTATCCAAATTCATTCTATTAAGTATAATCAAACCGTAATTGTAAATATCTTTGCCCGTTAAAACAGTTCCAGAGAATGTTGAAGCTGGATTATCAGAATTCAGTAAACTATTTGACTCCACATTATCGGGCAGCATAGAATCCTGAGAAATGTCTCGCAGATATATAGCTAAAACACCTTGATATTCTAGTTTATTCCATTCGTCTTTCTCAAAATCCCACTGATAAACAGATGCATGTGGCGTGTGGAAGAGTAATTGTTTGATTTTAGGATCGTATCTGCCAATAACATTGAAATTCAATGCTTTACGGTAAAACTCCATAGTCATAACATCTGTGGATTCAGAATTTTCAACATCATCTTTCCCTGTATTGTTATTTCCCATTTTGCTCTTAATTTAATCTTCCTTCTTACGTAAATATATCTTAAAGCtctgtttattttttaatccCTTTTGGCAACTTGAAAGGATGAGATCTctgaaaaataaagataataagACAAGAGCAATTATTTATGTCGTTTCTTAGAAATGAATTCAACCATCAATTGAACCACAATCACAAATGAATACATAGAAACTTATAACAACGTTCTTTCACTTGGTAACATTTCAACTAAAGTATATTAATTGTAGTTTGATTTTATGTTCAAGTGCATTTTTCTAAAAAgttgaattattttatagATTACCCGCATAAGGACTCTGGCCGTACAGATCTTGTACGTTTTAAGGCCATGttataaaagaaagatgTACTATTTTAATGGAACTGTCACCCATTTATACAATGATATGTAAATAGGATATGAAAGAAAGCCATGAGATTTCACTAACAGGTGAATCAAATAGTACTTAGATTATTTGTCGATAAAAATGACGTGCATTCACTTCCTAACAGATGAGAATATAAGTGGCTAAATTCAACTAGCAATATTTGCGCGGCTAATCCAAAGCTATGGATTTTAGgagaatatatattagcTAAATGTTCTAGATGTAACAATTAACCATACCTATACCGTATGCCTCTACTTTTATTCATACCTATACAGCTTTGATTATGGATGGGTTCCAATGCAAGACAGACCAGTGTCAATAAGCATAACTTGGAAGACCTGGGGGTAAAAggtaatattattcataaCTTAAGGTAAGTAGGTCAAGAAACGCTAGTTTACTCAAATGATTAGCGAAACTGGCGGGGGATTTGGGATAATATCGTGGtctgttgttttttttgtgCACTTTCATTCCGACTATGCCACTATTATTACATAAAGGCAAGATGACATCCTGTTCTCCATTCAGAACATCAATATTCGCTATCGGCGTTCACTGAAAGTTAGGTTCGGCAGCTCATATAAGATCATAATAGCCTGCCATTGCTTGCACTCGGATGGAACTGAAGCGACGGACCTTTATAGTCCGTATATCTATAAGGGTACGTTGGTCGCGGATCTGTAAGGATCTGATATATAATTCGAATTTTCCTTCCTTAGTTGATTCAACTTTCAACTTCGTAATCCTCTACTAACGTGGGGGTTGAGATGGtaatatgtatgtatggTTCCTCCGTCGCATGGTGTGGTGAGATTGCCTTGTTTCAAAAGGGCAAATGCAATTGATTCTGCGCTCGGCGATAGGAGTTTACATTTTCACATGGAGGAGATAAAgcaagaaaaagaaacacaTGCGAGAGGCATCGGAATTAAGCTGTGCGTTTCTCTCTTGTATGGCTTGGAGGTTTGTACGTTACTAACTCTTGAGAGTTTTGGATACACAAAGTATGGACAATAATTAGTACCTTATCGTTGTTACTCACTAACTCGAAGTCATAAAACAATCAGATATTTGGACGAGGTTTATCCACCAGTGGTTACTTTCAAGTTTTAGTAAAGTGGTAGTTAAAAGTTGTACACCGGAGGTTCAACCTGTCTTCGAAACTAATGTGGGTTCAATAGTTTATTCTGTTGTGTTTTTCATACAGCTATACTCTTAGTGAAATTCAATTACGTAGAGTTGAAACTTTGCGAAGTCAGTAAGCGGGTGGTATTAAGTTTTATGCGGTGGTTCTTTCGTggatatttaatatattttatttggtAACTAGTTTCATCAAATGActttaatgaagaaaaaggAAAGAATGGTCTTATTCTATTTATCACTTGTGAACAAAAActatgttttatttttgaaattattaaatatttaagcAATTggtatttaattaaattttacagcaatttcttttaatcataagaattttattatttttcacgtcgaaatatattaaattggTTGCTAATTTGTCAATATTCAGAACTCTAGAGACCTTTTTAACAATAAGTTAATCATCCTTTCATTTTACTACAGGTAATCAAAATAACAACTCCcaacaaacaaaatatgTCCCCAATTTTAAAAGTCGGTGTCGTCGGTACTGGTATATTTGCCACAGACAGACATTTACCATCATACCAAGAAATGTCAGACAACTTCAAGGTTGTTGCTGCCTATAACAGAACTAAGGCTAAGGCTTTAATCTTCGCCGAAAAAGCTGGTTTGCCAGATAATAAGGTCTACGATGATTTGGACCAAATTTTGAATGACAAGGACGTTGACTATATTGATGCTTTACTTCCAGTTCAATTCAATGTTTCAACTCTACAAAAAGCAATTGCTGCTGGTAAGCCAATTTTAATGGAAAAACCTATTGCTGCAACTATGGAACAAGCCAGAAAAATGGTGCAATTAGCTGATTCAACTGATTTACCAGTTGGTATTGCTGAAAACTGGTTATACTTACAAGTTATTGAGCCAGCTAAAGAACAATTAAAGAGAATTGGTGAAGTTGTCGGTTTCACTCATAACTCAACCGGTCCATTCGTTCAAGATAACAAATATTTAGCAACCACTTGGAGACAAAACCCAGAACATATTGGTGGTTTCTTATCAGACGGTGGTGTCCATCAGTTAGCCTTAGTTACCGACATCTTAGGTGAATTTGACACAATTTCCGCTTTAACCTCTCAAGTTAGAGAGGTATCTGGTGCTGATGACATTGTCTTTTCTACCGTTAGATTAAGAAATAAGAAGACAATCGGTACTTTCACTTACGGTTCTGCTTTCGGTGCATCTGAAAAATCCGTTTTCCTAAAAATATACGGTACCAAAGGTTCCATGGTTATTGACTTAtcaaacaaaacaaaaccAGTTATTAAGATCAGAGTTGGTGACTCTGCTGAATCTGCAAGCGCTGAAGAAGTTATTGAAGTTAATGTTGAGGAATCTTTCGGTGTTAACCCAGAATTCTTGAACTTCCACGAAGCTGTCGCTAAAAAGGACAAGACATTATTCAAGTCTTCACCAAGAGCTGCCTTCCACCATTTAGCTTGTGTTGCTGCTTTCTTAGAATCATCCGCTACGAATGGTGACCATGTTACTGttgaaagaatttaaatagAAGGCAACGTTTCTGAAGATAATGAGTGTATATGTATGACCAATATTTAGTTTTATAAACtgtaatgatgatattattattataattaagGGCTTTTGTCTATAAAATGGGATTCAAACGTTTATATAGTTATATATGCGGTTAACTAATTAGAAGAGATATGAAtagaatttttattgaaatttatttattttttaaaatgaaaataagaTACAGAGATTAACAGACATTATATACTAGATATCCTAACGGGAGGACATAGCCTTGGTAACAACTCTCTTCAAACCAACTTCGGCCTTTCTTAAGTCATCAGTGGATGAATCTTCAATGGCTAGAGCAGCCATGGCTTCGGATAAAGCATTTTCGATCTTAACTTTAGAACCCCTCTTTAACTTGGCAGATAAAACTGGGTCAGTGACAGTTTGTTCGATAGAAGCAACGTAAGACTCTAATCTTTGTCTAGCTTCGTGTCTCTTGGCAAAAGCTTCATCAGCAGCCTTGAATTCTTCGGCTTGGTTGACCATCTTCTCGATATCTTCGGTGGATAATCTACCAACAGCGTTGGAGATAGTAATGTTAGAGGACTTACCGGTGGATTTTTCAACGG encodes the following:
- the PEX6 gene encoding AAA family ATPase peroxin 6 (similar to Saccharomyces cerevisiae PEX6 (YNL329C); ancestral locus Anc_3.9), which encodes MSNLQFQDGSFIRVIFDHKQTSRGFEISADLQLLWDEFKSRTDKERYAKVTIPRYNNRKPLVKIGNCVVNEALPIGTVSLSASLYNVSLYVPQITVCKFKPVSSPQTLESITFLLNSELYDKVIGSLTKSEVIEFVLRKFNILVGTTPLENEENLSKCICKVINTRPCNIGLINLDETQISIVRDDSGLLQDSMISTVIKIPKSTVSLKCLKYPVAKELLPGFLEPDENLTTDEDDDLYAFAGFKLFEEAGITDGSRVTVYNDHHSMILKLFVLRQPNNLLQSTLYVHPRVFANFQISTYVNILKYSLDRKHIPVATSVSIARVGNYIQTQRKYEEIILSNLKHYLTSKIRILRKDELIPIAFDSKYTPLLIPELDNNITGKYYDKLVWFSIESISFQENGDIGNLDSDQRLFTIDPLKTKLVTENIVSKNPLIINNESYISYFGLNSNFKYDYNIFTYANKLKDILNVSQNCIERKLAINTKILLYSLTPGTGKSTLVNSLALDLGFELLEMDCMNLINSNLVGSLSSVSKTVGFLKAKFESFLNYSLPAIIFLTHIDILLQKGDPNQESQSANAYQIMDIEFSSLLNILQKQFPSTIFIFSTNSLDSLPRNFISKINFEIEVQVPQESERREIFKWYLSSDQINKIKLEELEFKVSNNLNLNNIALKSAGLLPADLKYVIDNSKHRAFERFTSSVRDDCVLIDVNDIDSAINDVRGEYAVSIGAPKIPKVTWDDIGGVDMVKGEIMDTIDMPMKYPELFASGMKKRSGILFYGPPGTGKTLMAKAIATNFSLNFFSVKGPELLNMYIGESEANVRRVFQKARDAKPCVIFFDELDSVAPKRGNQGDSGGVMDRIVSQLLAELDGMGTNGDGVYVIGATNRPDLLDEALLRPGRFDKLLYLGIPDTNEKQLNILQALTRTFKLSSECDLKKIAELSPFNYSGADFYGLCSDAMLNAMTRTASEVDKKLDQYNAVNVEKISLRYWFDNIAQEEDLEVVVKLSDFVKAQRQLVPSVSEEELKHYVRVKAQFES
- the TPHA0P01610 gene encoding uncharacterized protein (similar to Saccharomyces cerevisiae YMR315W; ancestral locus Anc_3.0) produces the protein MSPILKVGVVGTGIFATDRHLPSYQEMSDNFKVVAAYNRTKAKALIFAEKAGLPDNKVYDDLDQILNDKDVDYIDALLPVQFNVSTLQKAIAAGKPILMEKPIAATMEQARKMVQLADSTDLPVGIAENWLYLQVIEPAKEQLKRIGEVVGFTHNSTGPFVQDNKYLATTWRQNPEHIGGFLSDGGVHQLALVTDILGEFDTISALTSQVREVSGADDIVFSTVRLRNKKTIGTFTYGSAFGASEKSVFLKIYGTKGSMVIDLSNKTKPVIKIRVGDSAESASAEEVIEVNVEESFGVNPEFLNFHEAVAKKDKTLFKSSPRAAFHHLACVAAFLESSATNGDHVTVERI
- the DCP1 gene encoding Dcp1p (similar to Saccharomyces cerevisiae DCP1 (YOL149W); ancestral locus Anc_3.1), whose translation is MGNNNTGKDDVENSESTDVMTMEFYRKALNFNVIGRYDPKIKQLLFHTPHASVYQWDFEKDEWNKLEYQGVLAIYLRDISQDSMLPDNVESNSLLNSDNPASTFSGTVLTGKDIYNYGLIILNRMNLDNFSMGIVPNSIINKRNIFDSEENKKNPLETMGVEVKDDLVIIKNVKHEVFGIWIHTVADRENIYELIKYLLENSPKDSFT
- the CTR9 gene encoding Ctr9p (similar to Saccharomyces cerevisiae CTR9 (YOL145C); ancestral locus Anc_3.5), with the protein product MESESLTSYPSMQWSTALDIPLKASEEVVSIDLETDLPDDPSDLRTLLVEESSDKEHWLTIALAYCHQGKVTDGIKLIEMALEAFRNTDKAPLHTFLTWAHLDLAKGTFTNSEAKQYELNQAEYHLKEAINYDPSTVSNMLATIDLYYQRGQYDKALETSDIFIKGIAAEDRRNGRTTKTNCLFLLLRAKILYQKKNYSASLRFFQELLVLNPVLKPDPRIGIGMCFWQLKDHSMAVKSWSRAKEIDPENKTASILVLLGDFHNSLTNSENDEQFKKQYSEAILNLENLYSGNKSNPVILTLLQSYFYFKGEYQSVIDIYEKKIMGMSSITANTILSEASFWCARSYYALNDYRKAFTMFQESLKKSEDNLLSKFGLGQTQIKNDLLEEGILTFENIYKSHENIQELNYILGLLYARKCLDTKTEYSHKEHTKLISKAVQFLEKYISLTTSKKNQLVIPKAFLILSQLYELQVQYKQALDILCRYLDDLKISNEKNIPIELLNNIGCFYFITGQKEKSLEFFNMAKEKLDLAGNDDSLEITLQYNIARSSEEDLAATNIVYSDILSKHPSYVHLKVRYLFTKFLQNKNSQSDEIEKEVNDLLQRNPADLEVRALYTWFMKNGLKNSNNIDEAKYKEYRNSEISTSKDTLTKYNSHDLYALISLGNFYCVMAKENKKTPAKCEQSYLKGIQLYQKALQIDPYNIFAAQGIAIIFAESKRLGAALEIWRKIRDSLDTEDVHMNISHCLLEMREYVKAIEGYELILKKFPNYSKLAKVYNLLGKTWYERGNKENSLSCYKKALQNAETSLKLEIESSNDLENSPKIASYKFNTVLLHFQIAEVVRRSGSKDRTVEDISSALTGLENALVLLKELKDKSYKFIVKDEIEQRIQLGETTMKNALQRSLKEQEEYELQQTGRLEQARKLIEENELKEKNRIEKEKELEQMKIAKQKEEFAKLQEEAQKIIQERDLAIVEESDNDKDLNSADEDGEFVDKEKPKREKKSKKKTSKRKADVLDDDEEVTIIRKRERNGKASTLSAEYIENSSASSDGALSDVGENKFDSEEAEAKVTDEEHEDLF